In Aedes albopictus strain Foshan chromosome 3, AalbF5, whole genome shotgun sequence, the following are encoded in one genomic region:
- the LOC109416759 gene encoding nucleolar protein 12 — MKRKSESGNKPAFVKRKTELVFDPNKRKEFLTGFHKRKVHRKKLAHGDLQRKLKEETRRIRLEAKDNVKKLYHSYKPIPELTAADREDDEYDTENVTVKVVELSTTDLAKENNWIGENSAVVRDEEDAEEDQDEEESSSDDEDVDTVPGMELDGESSKKRKSKHGNDSDDEDQEQPEDKQAPSGGKQKPRGPVLNLEGVRSKKELNKKLKRHAQKSMQKSKAFQRSVRVQQQKQLKNSRRVRHFKTKHLKRKGKLNDGVKQGKGKKRGGRD, encoded by the exons ATGAAGCGCAAATCAGAAAGCGGTAACAAACCCGCTTTTGTGAAGCGGAAAACGGAACTTGTATTTGATCCAAACAAGCGAAA GGAATTTCTCACCGGATTCCACAAGCGTAAAGTGCACCGGAAAAAGCTAGCCCATGGCGATCTCCAGCGTAAACTCAAGGAGGAAACTCGTCGAATCCGGCTGGAGGCGAAGGATAACGTCAAGAAGCTGTACCATTCGTACAAACCGATCCCGGAGCTGACCGCTGCGGACCGTGAGGACGACGAATACGACACCGAAAACGTCACAGTCAAAGTGGTCGAACTGTCCACAACGGATCTGGCCAAGGAAAACAACTGGATCGGAGAGAATTCCGCAGTGGTGCGCGACGAGGAAGACGCCGAAGAGGACCAGGATGAAGAGGAATCCTCCAGCGACGACGAAGATGTCGACACTGTTCCAGGCATGGAACTGGATGGAGAAAGCTCGAAAAAGAGGAAATCCAAGCACGGCAACGATTCAGATGATGAGGATCAGGAGCAGCCAGAAGACAAACAGGCCCCATCCGGCGGAAAGCAGAAACCCCGCGGACCGGTACTTAACCTGGAGGGAGTTCGCTCCAAGAAAGAGCTGAACAAAAAGCTCAAACGGCACGCACAAAAGTCGATGCAGAAAAGCAAAGCCTTCCAGCGGTCGGTTCGGGTGCAGCAGCAAAAGCAGTTGAAAAACTCTCGCCGGGTTCGGCATTTCAAGACCAAACACCTGAAGCGAAAGGGTAAGTTGAATGACGGCGTTAAACAAGGCAAGGGAAAGAAACGTGGAGGGAGAGATTAG